The proteins below are encoded in one region of Ferroplasma acidiphilum:
- a CDS encoding SufD family Fe-S cluster assembly protein encodes MIENYLETLNQRFRDFDIEYRKQAYIYYLKYPDPSYKESPDKKTYVNITEKDLERMAYGELSVSIKKDEKIDSNYDLVVTDSDFIISGKKKEVYISNMKTAFEEKKDLFKKYVDQQLGKYNREYLINFSYENGYFIHFPDNTTTDVKIESIQDSNASFAFKNVIIVGKNASVEITDVYKKHNKGNGVHGRNIYIFCEEGSHVKYNYVQDEGEDTVNLTYVRPVLYRDSEIRIIDVNAGANKVFYNHESEMYDNTTMKSYGVNVSRGDQEMDIWDSSVQYGKYSNCDINIKGVVLDRSSTMHRGNIDIEPEGVKSSGFYGSAILLMSENGKGNSKPALLIKNNDTKSKHSSSISSLDPEQIFYLRSRGLSEAEATDMIINGFTGYIEDITDNEFLKATIKDILKL; translated from the coding sequence ATGATAGAGAATTATTTAGAAACATTAAATCAAAGATTTAGAGATTTTGATATAGAATATAGAAAACAGGCTTATATTTATTATTTAAAATATCCTGACCCGTCTTATAAGGAAAGCCCGGACAAAAAAACCTATGTAAATATTACTGAAAAAGACCTTGAAAGGATGGCATACGGAGAGCTATCAGTTTCTATCAAAAAAGATGAAAAAATTGATAGTAATTATGATCTCGTTGTAACTGATTCTGATTTTATTATAAGCGGGAAAAAAAAGGAAGTATACATTTCAAACATGAAAACCGCATTTGAGGAGAAAAAGGACCTGTTCAAAAAGTATGTTGACCAGCAGTTAGGCAAATATAACAGGGAATACCTGATCAATTTTTCCTATGAAAACGGATACTTTATACATTTTCCTGATAATACCACCACCGATGTGAAAATAGAATCAATACAGGATTCCAATGCGTCATTTGCCTTCAAAAATGTTATCATAGTTGGAAAAAATGCATCGGTTGAGATCACAGATGTATACAAGAAGCACAATAAGGGAAATGGCGTCCATGGAAGGAATATATACATATTCTGCGAGGAAGGTTCCCATGTGAAATACAACTATGTCCAGGATGAGGGGGAAGATACAGTCAACTTAACCTATGTAAGACCGGTTCTTTACCGTGATTCAGAAATCAGGATAATAGATGTTAACGCAGGCGCAAACAAGGTCTTTTATAACCACGAAAGTGAAATGTACGACAACACAACAATGAAATCATATGGAGTCAATGTTTCAAGGGGTGACCAGGAAATGGATATATGGGACTCAAGTGTGCAGTACGGAAAGTATTCAAACTGTGATATAAATATAAAGGGCGTTGTTCTGGATAGGAGTTCCACCATGCATAGGGGAAATATAGATATAGAGCCTGAAGGTGTAAAATCATCTGGATTTTATGGTTCAGCCATATTGCTTATGTCCGAAAACGGAAAGGGAAACTCAAAGCCAGCATTATTGATTAAAAACAACGATACAAAGTCAAAGCACTCATCATCAATATCCAGCCTTGACCCGGAGCAGATATTCTACCTGAGATCCAGGGGATTGAGCGAGGCGGAAGCAACTGATATGATCATAAATGGCTTTACAGGATATATTGAAGATATAACAGACAA
- a CDS encoding SufD family Fe-S cluster assembly protein produces the protein MEDYNKDEEIEKLTESLKHNKKSDFEFHDTINPVYSTGTGLNRKTVEEISDIKHEPDWMRRSRLKALDIFLSKPMPTWGPDLSGINFDELTYYSKPGETKAKNWDDVPDKIKETFNKLGIPQMEQKYLAGSVAQYDSEGVYGSLRKEWEDKGVIFTDLDTAVQEHPDLVKDYYCRAIPPSDNKFAALNGAVWSGGSFLYVPKNVTIDMPLQTYFRMNGEQSGQFEHTIVVADEGAKVHYIEGCLPEDELISQGDKFVPINELLTDDSVVSNTGNQRKITRKYVHPYSGLMYKITPLSPGNAFRATSEHPVLSIKKEDVTSRIRDGHYEISTKKLMEAIPEYRRMDELSEGDFIVYVSPVETEDDASIDDDMLKILGLYTAEGSISFNKSLNLYQMSFSFGLSEKEEKIAYELYNIIKAKGEQANIFKADKKYYTVSTYSKTLIDFCLNNAGKYADKKALSEKIMKLPPEKQKLLIDYYLKGDGNVYIKKGKSKMIRAGTASKVLALQLQEMLSRNNTFASIMIRKASDDVILGRNIKRNEQYIVEYTENIKFSRVRHKDNYYYVPIKKMEAEVYDDIVYNMEVETDDSYLVKGFAVHNCTAPKYNTSSLHTAIVEIYARKNSDVKYTSVQNWSDSVYNLPVKRAWVDENAHMDWVTGELGSKVTMIYPSSYLRGRGASTSNLQITLATKDTFKDAGGKALHLAPDTTSRIVSKSISLDNGLTAYRGLVRMNEGAKRAKSHVQCDALLINSDSKNYTYPYDEIYEPTAEFSHEATVGKIGTDELTYLRSRGLSEDEASSMIVLGFMDDIMKEIPMEFAVEMNRLVKLEMSKMGAVG, from the coding sequence ATGGAAGACTACAATAAAGATGAAGAAATAGAAAAACTTACTGAAAGTTTAAAGCACAACAAAAAGTCAGATTTTGAATTCCACGATACAATAAATCCCGTTTATTCAACAGGAACAGGTTTGAATAGAAAGACCGTAGAAGAAATATCAGATATCAAGCATGAACCTGACTGGATGAGGAGGAGCAGGCTTAAAGCGCTTGACATTTTCCTTTCAAAGCCCATGCCAACATGGGGGCCAGACCTATCGGGAATAAATTTTGATGAACTGACATACTATTCAAAGCCAGGGGAAACCAAAGCAAAAAACTGGGATGACGTGCCTGATAAAATCAAGGAAACATTCAATAAACTCGGCATACCACAGATGGAGCAGAAATATCTTGCAGGGTCTGTTGCCCAGTATGACAGTGAAGGCGTTTACGGGAGCTTGAGAAAGGAATGGGAAGACAAGGGTGTAATATTTACCGACCTTGATACCGCTGTACAGGAGCATCCGGACCTTGTGAAAGATTACTATTGCCGGGCTATTCCACCCAGTGATAATAAATTCGCAGCTTTAAATGGTGCTGTATGGTCAGGAGGGTCATTCCTTTATGTCCCGAAAAACGTTACAATAGATATGCCATTGCAGACATATTTTAGAATGAATGGTGAACAGAGCGGACAGTTTGAACATACTATAGTTGTAGCTGATGAGGGTGCAAAAGTCCATTATATCGAAGGCTGCCTGCCTGAGGATGAATTGATCAGCCAGGGCGATAAATTTGTGCCAATAAATGAACTATTGACAGATGATTCAGTAGTCTCAAACACCGGCAATCAAAGAAAGATTACACGCAAATATGTGCATCCATACAGTGGCTTGATGTATAAAATAACACCATTATCACCTGGAAATGCTTTCAGGGCAACATCAGAACATCCTGTTCTAAGTATAAAGAAAGAGGATGTAACGTCAAGAATAAGGGATGGGCATTACGAAATATCAACAAAAAAGCTGATGGAAGCCATACCGGAATACAGAAGAATGGATGAATTGAGCGAAGGAGACTTTATCGTTTATGTATCGCCTGTTGAAACAGAAGATGACGCTTCCATAGATGATGACATGCTTAAAATTCTTGGCCTTTATACCGCAGAAGGTTCAATATCATTCAATAAATCTCTGAATTTATATCAGATGTCTTTCTCATTTGGTTTATCAGAAAAAGAAGAAAAAATTGCATATGAATTGTATAATATAATAAAAGCTAAAGGCGAGCAGGCAAATATATTCAAAGCGGATAAAAAATATTACACAGTATCCACATACTCAAAAACACTGATAGACTTCTGCTTAAATAACGCTGGAAAATATGCAGACAAAAAGGCATTATCTGAAAAAATAATGAAACTGCCACCGGAAAAACAGAAACTATTGATCGATTATTACCTGAAAGGGGATGGCAACGTATACATTAAAAAGGGCAAATCAAAAATGATCCGTGCTGGCACAGCAAGCAAAGTGCTTGCATTGCAGCTACAGGAAATGTTATCGAGAAATAACACATTTGCCAGCATAATGATAAGGAAAGCTTCAGATGATGTAATACTGGGCAGAAACATAAAAAGAAATGAACAATACATCGTAGAGTATACAGAGAACATAAAATTCAGCAGGGTAAGGCATAAAGATAACTACTATTATGTTCCCATAAAGAAAATGGAAGCCGAAGTATATGATGACATCGTATACAATATGGAAGTAGAAACAGACGATTCCTATCTGGTAAAAGGATTCGCAGTCCATAACTGCACTGCTCCGAAATACAACACAAGTTCATTGCACACTGCAATAGTGGAAATATACGCCAGGAAGAATTCTGATGTAAAGTACACAAGTGTACAGAACTGGTCTGATAGTGTATATAATTTACCCGTCAAAAGGGCATGGGTTGATGAAAATGCACATATGGACTGGGTAACAGGTGAACTGGGATCCAAAGTAACCATGATATATCCATCATCATACCTCAGGGGGAGGGGCGCATCCACATCAAATCTCCAGATAACCCTTGCAACTAAGGACACATTCAAGGATGCAGGAGGAAAAGCGTTGCATCTGGCACCGGATACTACATCCAGGATAGTATCAAAATCTATCAGCCTTGATAACGGGCTTACCGCCTATAGGGGCCTTGTAAGGATGAATGAAGGTGCAAAGCGCGCTAAAAGCCATGTACAGTGTGATGCCCTGTTGATAAACAGCGATTCCAAGAACTACACATATCCCTACGATGAGATATATGAGCCAACTGCTGAATTCAGCCATGAAGCTACTGTGGGAAAGATAGGTACAGATGAGCTTACATACCTGAGATCAAGGGGATTAAGCGAAGATGAAGCTTCATCTATGATCGTTCTCGGGTTTATGGATGATATCATGAAGGAAATTCCTATGGAGTTTGCAGTGGAAATGAACAGGCTCGTAAAACTCGAAATGTCAAAAATGGGAGCTGTGGGATAA
- the sufC gene encoding Fe-S cluster assembly ATPase SufC, protein MALKIENLKAEVEGKEILKGIDLTINSGEIHALMGPNGAGKSTLGEVLIGHPNYKITGGKILINGRDLTNATPEERARAGLFLAFQNPISISGVKISTFLRMAYNNLYPDEKMPLKEFFNMVKTVMKDVDMDESFISRSINDGFSGGERKRFEVLQMVILKPKIVILDEIDSGLDVDALKLVSAEIKKMHDQKVGFLIITHYQRILKDIIPEFVHVLKDGRIVMNGDNKVSDRIEDEGYDWIKE, encoded by the coding sequence ATGGCACTCAAGATAGAAAATCTTAAAGCCGAAGTAGAAGGCAAAGAAATACTAAAGGGTATTGACCTTACTATTAACTCAGGCGAAATTCACGCTTTAATGGGTCCTAACGGGGCCGGCAAAAGTACCCTTGGTGAGGTACTTATAGGGCATCCTAACTATAAAATCACAGGCGGAAAGATCCTGATAAATGGCAGGGACTTGACAAACGCCACGCCGGAAGAACGTGCCAGGGCAGGTTTATTCCTGGCTTTTCAGAATCCAATTAGCATAAGTGGGGTAAAAATATCTACTTTTCTTAGAATGGCATACAATAATCTATATCCCGATGAAAAGATGCCACTTAAGGAATTTTTTAATATGGTCAAAACTGTAATGAAAGATGTTGACATGGACGAATCCTTTATATCAAGATCTATAAATGATGGCTTTTCCGGGGGAGAGAGAAAGCGTTTTGAAGTTCTACAGATGGTTATACTGAAGCCAAAAATAGTAATACTGGATGAAATTGATTCCGGACTTGATGTGGATGCACTGAAACTTGTATCAGCTGAAATCAAGAAAATGCATGATCAAAAAGTAGGATTTCTCATAATTACACATTACCAGAGGATATTAAAGGACATTATCCCTGAATTTGTCCATGTGTTAAAGGATGGCAGAATAGTAATGAATGGTGATAACAAAGTATCCGATAGAATAGAAGATGAAGGATACGACTGGATAAAGGAGTGA
- a CDS encoding helix-turn-helix transcriptional regulator: MEVIVNDYLGNSKSTILSSLLYDDKTLDQLSEIMGINKNAVQEHIYYLETHNLVSSYFVRAKTGRPKKYYKLTKNGMQIFPKQYINFSSMLLKEVERELGTVGLNKILMRMAEDIIKEVTSDNMSLTSLNREEKLEKIGEYVNILNKLGYYAKMEVDHDTVKIIRHNCIFYELAKNNKDMVCGSLEGSMLPNTSNEGFKLIENFPDGDNKCVVEITLSP; encoded by the coding sequence ATGGAAGTAATAGTTAATGATTATCTGGGCAATAGCAAAAGCACTATACTCAGTTCTCTACTATACGATGATAAAACACTCGATCAATTATCCGAGATTATGGGTATTAACAAAAATGCAGTCCAGGAGCATATCTATTATCTTGAAACACATAATCTTGTTTCATCTTATTTTGTCAGAGCTAAAACAGGAAGGCCAAAAAAATATTATAAGTTAACAAAGAATGGAATGCAAATTTTCCCAAAACAGTATATCAATTTTTCATCTATGCTTTTAAAAGAAGTAGAGAGAGAACTGGGGACTGTAGGATTAAATAAAATTCTCATGCGGATGGCAGAAGACATTATAAAGGAAGTTACATCAGATAACATGTCGCTAACATCACTGAACAGGGAAGAAAAACTTGAAAAAATAGGTGAATACGTTAATATTCTGAACAAGCTTGGTTATTATGCAAAGATGGAAGTGGATCATGACACAGTTAAAATCATCAGGCATAACTGTATTTTCTACGAACTGGCAAAAAATAATAAAGACATGGTCTGTGGCTCACTTGAAGGTTCAATGCTGCCTAACACTTCAAATGAAGGTTTCAAGCTAATTGAGAATTTTCCTGATGGGGACAATAAATGTGTTGTTGAAATTACACTTTCTCCATAA
- a CDS encoding Nre family DNA repair protein, with translation MGKKLVKIPPSLCVKCRGAKMLCGLSYCPVSIVDRVKKVYTFNGNSISGSSPPSLFVGRYGYPKINIYPSTPPFSGDTAYMEDESKWLSTDLNEFLSSRLSLLRGGIKIEATKASDPDYRLQEIQISSLSSRPVDVEMTVEKSFKDNVVLDENITPMGPSSPLKSIKFGNYHIDNRIEKIYYDKDLKAGSGILKLYERGIGINGISKALSSGSLGTGKKRRIVPTRWSITATDKSISDNLVEEIKDYREIDEFEVYIRETSGNLFIAILAPGQWMFEWGESWFPGSTWNSFGDSVEVELDYEGYYGRKTYPGIGGCYYSSRLAVAEKYREIKRTGSAMLWREIYPGFNIPVGVWYVRENVRELLKGKPEKFDNIQDAIKYVGKFTKVDIKAWKAKSNNLKYLVSSLDNY, from the coding sequence ATGGGAAAAAAGCTGGTTAAAATTCCACCATCGTTATGCGTAAAATGCCGCGGTGCAAAGATGCTATGCGGTCTTTCATATTGCCCTGTTTCTATTGTGGACAGGGTTAAAAAAGTTTATACATTCAATGGAAATTCAATTTCAGGTTCCTCACCGCCATCGCTCTTTGTTGGCAGGTATGGCTACCCAAAAATTAATATTTATCCGTCAACACCCCCTTTCTCCGGTGATACAGCCTATATGGAGGACGAGTCAAAATGGCTTTCCACAGATTTGAATGAGTTTCTCTCCAGCAGGCTTTCACTCTTAAGGGGTGGAATTAAAATTGAAGCAACGAAGGCTTCAGACCCGGACTACAGGCTCCAGGAAATCCAGATAAGCTCATTATCATCCAGGCCTGTGGATGTTGAGATGACTGTGGAAAAATCATTTAAAGATAATGTTGTGCTTGATGAAAATATAACGCCTATGGGGCCATCATCGCCACTGAAGAGCATTAAATTCGGGAATTATCATATAGATAACAGGATTGAAAAGATATACTATGATAAGGATCTGAAGGCAGGAAGTGGAATACTGAAGCTATATGAAAGGGGAATTGGAATTAATGGGATTTCCAAGGCCCTCAGTTCAGGTTCCCTTGGAACAGGAAAAAAGAGGAGGATAGTGCCAACCAGATGGTCAATAACGGCTACGGATAAATCAATATCTGATAATTTAGTGGAAGAGATAAAGGATTACAGGGAAATAGATGAATTTGAAGTTTACATAAGGGAAACCTCAGGCAATTTATTTATAGCAATACTGGCACCTGGTCAGTGGATGTTTGAATGGGGCGAATCATGGTTCCCGGGAAGCACATGGAATAGTTTTGGCGATTCTGTTGAAGTTGAACTTGACTATGAAGGGTATTACGGAAGGAAGACATATCCGGGAATAGGCGGGTGTTATTATTCTTCCAGGCTTGCTGTTGCAGAGAAATACAGGGAAATCAAAAGAACCGGGTCAGCGATGCTCTGGAGGGAGATATATCCCGGTTTTAATATACCTGTAGGGGTCTGGTATGTAAGGGAAAATGTCAGGGAATTGCTTAAAGGAAAGCCGGAGAAGTTCGATAATATACAGGATGCAATAAAATATGTTGGAAAATTTACAAAGGTTGACATAAAGGCATGGAAAGCAAAATCAAACAATTTAAAATATCTTGTGTCCAGCCTTGATAATTACTGA
- a CDS encoding SPL family radical SAM protein: MPDNIKIIETNAKHALGKSGMAELDYAFNPYLGCFHGCRYCYAIDMSPAEAANNWGKVVFVRKNIIELLEHEARTYKKGIVGISTITDPYQSIEMKYRIVPEAIGILVKNGFYVTIQTKSPLILKDIKILEKYKKNIDVGITVTTINRKVSKILEPYAPDPFKRLNALKKLAETGIRTWLYLGPIANGVNDNIDDIDRIIEFCASTGTRIIYDSFQDFKGTVPYMAGTGYIKTGNEWWNSFRRAIEEACRRNNVICTSEEDEWKYEAQSRFRTLF, translated from the coding sequence ATGCCGGATAATATAAAAATAATTGAAACAAATGCAAAACATGCACTGGGTAAATCAGGAATGGCTGAGCTTGATTATGCATTTAATCCATATCTTGGATGCTTTCATGGTTGCCGTTACTGTTATGCAATAGATATGTCACCCGCAGAAGCGGCTAATAACTGGGGGAAGGTAGTTTTTGTCAGAAAAAATATAATTGAATTACTGGAACATGAGGCAAGAACATATAAAAAGGGAATAGTTGGAATATCAACAATTACAGACCCTTACCAGTCTATTGAAATGAAATACAGAATAGTGCCAGAGGCTATAGGAATACTGGTGAAGAATGGTTTTTATGTCACCATCCAGACAAAATCACCACTTATTTTAAAGGATATCAAAATTCTTGAAAAATATAAAAAAAATATTGATGTTGGCATTACAGTAACAACTATTAATAGAAAAGTCTCAAAAATACTGGAGCCATATGCACCTGATCCATTTAAGCGTTTAAATGCCCTGAAAAAGTTGGCTGAAACCGGAATCAGAACATGGCTTTATTTAGGGCCCATAGCCAATGGGGTAAACGACAATATAGATGATATTGACAGGATAATAGAATTCTGTGCTTCAACAGGGACAAGAATAATATATGACTCATTTCAGGATTTTAAAGGCACCGTTCCATATATGGCAGGAACGGGATATATTAAAACAGGGAATGAATGGTGGAATAGCTTCCGGCGAGCCATCGAAGAAGCCTGCCGGAGAAATAATGTTATATGTACATCAGAGGAGGATGAGTGGAAATATGAAGCACAGAGCAGGTTCCGGACATTGTTTTAG